In a genomic window of Tissierella sp. Yu-01:
- a CDS encoding metallophosphoesterase — MLFLKILYFTDTHIRGTNPKNRKDDFVLTLENKLCEIVDIININSIDYVIHGGDLFDRPDISISIVSRFAKILKNIKVPFYIVSGNHDIFGHNPQTINRTILGLLGQLDFLRVINENDKVYLTDGKINVQVTGQPYIYDLDNDVNKERYILKDVDSNVDYSIHVIHGMLLDKPFVKGIPYTLVDDIKDTKADITLSGHYHAGFKTIEIDNKYFVNPGSLVRITNSLREIDRKPQVVILELDDKISIKYKQLESALDGDLVLDRSEVEKSVFKSERLFEFKQTIDSTLEFDKMDINDILIEVSISEGVPNEVKEEALKRIAQVQMKGL, encoded by the coding sequence GTGTTATTTTTGAAAATATTATATTTTACAGATACACATATAAGGGGAACAAATCCTAAAAATAGAAAAGATGATTTTGTACTGACTTTAGAGAACAAATTATGTGAAATAGTTGATATAATTAATATCAATAGTATAGACTATGTTATTCATGGTGGCGATCTATTTGATAGACCCGATATATCTATTTCAATTGTAAGTAGATTTGCAAAAATATTAAAAAATATAAAGGTGCCTTTCTACATTGTTAGCGGAAATCATGACATCTTTGGACATAATCCACAAACTATAAATAGAACAATACTTGGATTATTAGGTCAACTAGATTTTTTAAGGGTAATAAATGAAAATGATAAAGTTTATTTAACCGATGGGAAAATAAATGTTCAAGTGACAGGACAGCCTTATATTTATGATTTAGATAATGACGTTAATAAAGAAAGGTATATCCTAAAAGATGTAGATAGTAATGTAGATTATTCCATTCATGTTATACATGGGATGTTATTAGATAAGCCTTTTGTCAAGGGTATTCCATATACCTTGGTTGATGATATCAAGGATACTAAAGCTGATATAACCCTATCTGGTCATTATCATGCAGGATTTAAGACGATTGAAATTGACAATAAGTACTTTGTTAATCCGGGTAGTTTAGTTAGAATTACAAATAGTTTGAGAGAGATTGATAGGAAACCACAAGTTGTTATTTTGGAACTTGATGACAAAATATCAATAAAGTACAAACAACTTGAATCTGCTTTAGATGGTGATCTTGTTTTAGACAGATCAGAAGTAGAAAAGTCTGTGTTTAAAAGTGAAAGGTTATTCGAATTCAAACAAACAATAGATTCAACTCTGGAATTCGATAAAATGGATATTAATGATATTCTTATTGAAGTTTCTATTTCAGAAGGAGTACCAAACGAAGTTAAAGAAGAAGCTTTAAAGAGAATTGCTCAAGTTCAAATGAAAGGTTTATAG
- the rny gene encoding ribonuclease Y, whose translation MEVLIIDKLIFIILGLIIGIIAGYFIRRYIGEGKIKNAEELAKKITEEAEKNGEARKKELLLEAKEEIHKSRGEAEREIRERRNEVQKLERRVLHKEETLDRKAESIEKKEEQLAKKSKYLDEKEESINELYERQTLELERLSGLTSEEAKELLLNDIRKEISHESAIMIKDMESKAKEEADKKSREIITTAIQRCAADHVAETTVTVVALPNDEMKGRIIGREGRNIRTLETLTGIDLIIDDTPEAVVLSGFDPIRREVARIALEKLIVDGRIHPARIEEMVEKAKKEVENTIREEGEKAAFDTGVHGLHPEIIKLLGRLKYRTSYGQNVLKHSIEVSQLAGIMASELGADVKIAMRAGLLHDLGKAVDHEIEGPHVEIGADIARKYKESKEVVHGIAAHHGDIEPQTVEAVLVQASDAISAARPGARRESLESYIRRLEKLEGIANSFEGVERSFAIQAGREIRILVKPEEISESQIVHTARDIVKKIESELDYPGQIKVNVIRETRAIEYAK comes from the coding sequence ATGGAGGTGTTAATTATTGACAAATTGATTTTTATAATTCTTGGCTTAATTATTGGAATTATCGCTGGTTATTTCATTCGAAGATATATAGGCGAAGGGAAAATAAAAAATGCTGAAGAGTTAGCAAAGAAAATTACTGAAGAAGCTGAAAAAAATGGAGAAGCACGAAAAAAAGAGCTTTTACTTGAAGCTAAAGAAGAAATTCATAAGTCTAGAGGAGAAGCTGAAAGAGAAATAAGAGAACGAAGAAATGAGGTTCAGAAACTTGAAAGAAGAGTACTTCATAAAGAAGAAACACTTGATAGAAAAGCTGAATCCATTGAGAAAAAAGAAGAACAATTAGCAAAAAAGAGCAAGTATTTAGATGAAAAAGAAGAATCAATCAATGAATTATATGAGAGACAAACCTTAGAACTTGAAAGATTATCAGGATTGACATCTGAAGAAGCAAAAGAGCTATTATTAAATGACATTAGGAAAGAAATATCTCATGAATCTGCAATTATGATTAAGGATATGGAATCAAAAGCTAAAGAAGAAGCGGATAAGAAATCCAGAGAAATAATAACTACCGCAATTCAAAGATGCGCAGCTGATCATGTTGCTGAAACTACAGTTACAGTTGTGGCATTGCCAAATGATGAAATGAAAGGTCGAATTATTGGACGTGAAGGTAGAAATATAAGAACATTAGAAACCTTAACCGGTATTGATTTGATTATTGATGATACTCCTGAAGCTGTAGTATTATCCGGATTTGACCCTATAAGAAGAGAAGTAGCTAGAATAGCTTTAGAAAAGCTAATTGTAGATGGTAGAATTCACCCTGCTAGAATTGAAGAAATGGTTGAAAAGGCTAAAAAAGAAGTTGAAAATACAATTCGTGAAGAGGGTGAAAAAGCTGCTTTTGACACTGGAGTACATGGATTGCATCCAGAGATAATAAAGCTATTAGGTAGATTAAAATATAGAACTAGTTATGGACAGAATGTTCTAAAACATTCTATTGAAGTTTCACAATTAGCAGGAATTATGGCTTCTGAGCTTGGAGCTGATGTTAAGATTGCTATGAGAGCTGGACTATTACATGATCTTGGTAAAGCTGTTGATCATGAAATTGAAGGACCACATGTTGAAATTGGTGCCGATATAGCTCGTAAATATAAAGAGTCTAAGGAAGTTGTGCATGGAATTGCTGCACATCATGGAGATATTGAGCCACAAACAGTTGAGGCAGTGCTTGTACAGGCATCTGATGCTATTTCTGCTGCTAGACCAGGTGCTAGGAGAGAAAGTCTTGAATCCTACATTAGACGTCTAGAAAAGTTAGAAGGAATTGCAAATTCTTTTGAAGGAGTAGAAAGATCCTTTGCTATACAAGCTGGTAGAGAGATTAGAATATTAGTAAAGCCAGAAGAGATAAGTGAAAGTCAAATAGTTCATACTGCCAGGGATATAGTTAAGAAAATTGAATCTGAATTAGACTATCCAGGTCAAATTAAAGTAAATGTTATTCGAGAAACTCGAGCTATTGAATATGCAAAATAA
- a CDS encoding LysM peptidoglycan-binding domain-containing protein, whose product MKSRKYVIVDSKRFFAFITFVLLIFSLVLTLIFTFSKAHSSSYNQEYKEYHVVTGDSLWDISLRNMPEDYDVREMIYNIKKLNNMETSEIYHGDTIKIPIYNN is encoded by the coding sequence ATTGTAGACAGTAAAAGATTTTTTGCATTTATAACTTTTGTATTACTTATTTTTTCTTTAGTTTTAACATTAATATTTACTTTTTCAAAAGCTCATAGTAGTTCATACAACCAAGAATATAAAGAATATCATGTCGTTACAGGTGATAGTCTCTGGGATATTTCATTAAGAAATATGCCAGAGGATTACGATGTTAGAGAAATGATTTATAATATAAAGAAGTTAAATAATATGGAAACTAGTGAAATATATCATGGAGATACAATTAAGATACCTATATATAATAATTAA
- a CDS encoding ATPase, whose product MNSQLEQLEYEISRLKEYLAKEEGKRDKLKEQLKENEVLLAETQEQIELLDKVTLVFQKTSEFARKQAKRQIETIVTKCLQYIFETNIEFEIEINELRNKANAEFYVINETDGLTIKTKPELSRGGGIVDIVSLALRIAFLQIHKPPIEGPLILDEPAKHVSEDYIYNVGEFLKQTSEMFNRQIIMVTHNQHLSAIGNIAYRVQLIGSESECSPIEA is encoded by the coding sequence ATGAACAGTCAACTTGAACAATTAGAATATGAAATTAGTAGATTAAAGGAATACTTAGCTAAAGAAGAGGGTAAAAGAGATAAACTAAAGGAGCAACTAAAAGAAAATGAAGTATTACTTGCTGAAACACAAGAGCAAATTGAATTACTAGATAAGGTTACCTTGGTTTTTCAAAAGACTTCTGAATTTGCTAGAAAACAAGCTAAAAGACAAATTGAAACAATTGTAACCAAATGCTTACAATATATATTTGAAACAAATATAGAGTTTGAAATAGAGATTAATGAGCTTAGAAATAAAGCTAATGCAGAATTTTACGTAATTAATGAAACGGATGGATTAACTATTAAAACTAAACCTGAGTTATCAAGAGGTGGGGGTATTGTTGATATAGTATCCTTAGCACTAAGAATTGCTTTTTTGCAAATTCACAAACCACCTATTGAAGGACCTTTAATTCTAGATGAGCCTGCAAAACATGTTAGTGAAGATTATATTTATAATGTTGGTGAATTTCTAAAACAAACTTCTGAAATGTTTAATAGACAGATTATAATGGTAACTCACAATCAACATTTATCAGCTATTGGCAACATTGCATATAGAGTTCAATTAATTGGCTCAGAAAGTGAATGTAGTCCTATTGAGGCATAA
- a CDS encoding PHP domain-containing protein — translation MLFDLHVHTKFSDGEFSPEEVVNKAFDKGLNGIAITDHDSVDGVYFAIKQGEIYKNFYVIPGIEFGTISNNEEVHILGYFIDYNNKELLNITQKLRSSRIERANKILYKLNEMGVTIDITDVLAYSSSDNIGRPHIAKALLEKNYVKSIQEAFELYLNRGKPAYFERYHLSIDETIDLIQSVGGICILAHPGLLKDKSIIDDAIKKGIDGIECIHSKHTRMEIEIYKNIAKANGLIITGGSDYHGDSDILGDFCVDLEDIPKMKERVLNV, via the coding sequence ATGTTATTTGACCTACATGTCCATACAAAATTTTCTGACGGTGAATTTAGTCCTGAGGAAGTAGTTAATAAGGCTTTTGATAAAGGTCTAAATGGAATTGCTATAACAGATCATGATAGTGTAGATGGAGTATATTTTGCTATTAAACAAGGTGAGATATACAAGAATTTTTATGTTATACCAGGAATTGAATTCGGAACTATATCTAATAATGAAGAAGTTCATATTCTAGGATACTTTATTGATTATAACAATAAAGAATTACTTAATATTACCCAAAAACTAAGATCATCTAGAATTGAAAGGGCTAATAAAATTTTGTATAAGCTAAATGAAATGGGTGTTACTATTGATATTACAGATGTTTTGGCGTATTCTAGTTCCGATAATATAGGAAGACCACATATTGCTAAAGCTCTTTTAGAGAAAAATTATGTAAAAAGCATACAAGAAGCCTTTGAATTATATTTAAACCGAGGGAAACCGGCATATTTTGAAAGATATCATCTATCTATAGATGAAACTATAGATTTAATTCAATCAGTTGGAGGTATTTGTATTTTAGCACATCCTGGTCTATTAAAAGATAAATCAATTATTGATGATGCAATTAAAAAGGGTATAGATGGGATAGAATGTATACATTCAAAACATACAAGAATGGAAATTGAAATCTATAAAAATATAGCAAAAGCCAATGGATTAATAATAACTGGAGGATCCGATTACCATGGAGATTCAGATATTTTAGGAGATTTTTGTGTGGATTTAGAAGATATCCCGAAAATGAAAGAGAGGGTTTTAAATGTATAA
- a CDS encoding AAA family ATPase: protein MKYIKRITLNNFQSHKHSSIDLDERLNVIVGSSDSGKSAIIRGIKWVLYNEPSGDYFIREGEKECSVTLEFSDNTILKRYRSRSKNQYILINNKGEETKFEGFGSNTPEQIVETIGIKKIHLDSEESNSINLGEQLDGAFLLSEKSSTRASAIGRLVGVNIIDDALRDVLKDSRGLNIIKKNIEESNLRIAEEVKKYDFIDSMKEKLNIVSAMKNEISKNNIRLEKLKNAYKLIHEIKNERTEITNILNKLQVLGDLKNKANDIENNLLKHRYLSRYNINLYKIRKDVNEYRLISYKLKDIELAQNNVSQLENIYGRYRKLSQMQKKRALYIYEILQQKNTLIELNNIDKISDDLNKIPTILKKLNKLTYYRETYDNIKKSLIMGENYIINFKNVEKVDYKLDVLDEKLNLLTKLSKLYKVSLIYKKDLHNETTSFNDINDNIKIQLDKYQNLLKKIEVCPYCLSDISESKIEHIIDHYIGG from the coding sequence ATGAAATATATAAAACGAATTACCTTGAATAACTTTCAATCCCATAAACATTCCTCCATAGACCTTGATGAAAGGTTGAATGTTATCGTAGGATCATCAGATTCAGGTAAATCTGCCATAATAAGAGGTATTAAATGGGTATTGTATAATGAACCTTCAGGTGATTATTTTATTAGAGAAGGGGAAAAGGAGTGTAGTGTTACATTAGAATTTAGTGATAATACGATTCTAAAAAGATATAGAAGCAGGTCAAAAAACCAATATATTTTAATAAATAACAAAGGTGAAGAAACTAAATTTGAGGGATTTGGATCTAATACACCTGAACAAATTGTAGAAACTATAGGAATAAAAAAAATCCACTTAGATAGTGAAGAATCAAATTCTATTAATTTAGGAGAACAACTTGATGGAGCCTTCCTACTTTCTGAAAAATCAAGTACACGAGCTAGTGCTATAGGCAGACTTGTCGGTGTTAATATCATTGATGATGCTTTAAGAGACGTTTTAAAAGATTCAAGAGGTTTAAATATCATAAAAAAGAACATTGAAGAAAGTAACTTAAGGATAGCCGAAGAAGTAAAAAAGTACGATTTTATAGACAGTATGAAAGAAAAACTTAATATTGTTTCCGCTATGAAAAATGAAATTTCTAAAAATAATATTAGACTTGAAAAATTGAAAAATGCATATAAATTAATACATGAAATAAAAAATGAGAGAACAGAAATTACAAATATATTAAATAAGTTGCAAGTTCTTGGTGATTTAAAAAATAAAGCTAATGATATAGAAAATAACTTACTTAAACATAGATATCTTAGTCGATATAATATAAATTTATACAAAATAAGAAAAGATGTTAATGAATATAGATTAATATCTTATAAATTAAAAGATATAGAATTGGCTCAAAATAATGTTTCACAGTTAGAAAATATATATGGAAGGTATAGAAAACTTTCACAAATGCAGAAAAAAAGAGCACTATATATATATGAAATATTACAACAGAAAAACACTCTCATTGAATTAAATAATATAGATAAAATCTCAGATGATTTAAATAAAATTCCTACTATACTTAAAAAATTAAATAAATTAACTTATTATAGAGAAACGTATGATAATATTAAGAAAAGTTTAATAATGGGTGAAAATTATATAATCAATTTTAAAAATGTTGAAAAAGTTGATTATAAATTAGATGTTTTAGATGAAAAGTTAAATTTATTAACCAAACTATCTAAACTCTATAAAGTATCTTTAATATATAAGAAGGATTTGCATAATGAAACTACATCTTTTAATGATATAAATGATAATATTAAAATACAATTGGATAAATATCAAAATTTATTAAAAAAAATAGAGGTATGTCCATATTGTTTAAGCGATATAAGTGAAAGTAAAATAGAACATATAATAGATCATTATATTGGAGGTTAG
- a CDS encoding PadR family transcriptional regulator: MYKGERQRQFPTTLSTTQFVKLYILHLLTEKNYYGNRIKDEISRRLNGKWSPSYGMIYPLLRELEEQGYIEGWWDEPNKRSIRRYKITDIGIEHYKVIKIQNKESLDDSLLIIKNILKDIYKVKDKFLGGV; this comes from the coding sequence ATGTATAAAGGAGAAAGGCAAAGACAATTTCCTACTACTTTAAGTACAACTCAATTTGTTAAATTATATATATTACACTTACTTACCGAGAAAAATTACTATGGAAATCGTATTAAAGATGAAATAAGTAGAAGACTTAATGGTAAATGGAGTCCTTCTTATGGTATGATATATCCACTTCTTAGAGAATTAGAAGAACAAGGTTATATTGAAGGCTGGTGGGATGAACCAAATAAAAGGTCTATTAGAAGGTATAAAATTACTGATATAGGTATAGAACATTATAAAGTAATTAAAATACAAAATAAGGAATCATTAGATGATTCTTTACTCATTATTAAAAATATATTAAAAGATATTTATAAAGTAAAAGACAAATTTTTAGGAGGAGTATAA
- a CDS encoding pyridoxal phosphate-dependent aminotransferase has protein sequence MSIILSKKGLAIEPSVTLEISAKAKALKQQGVDIISFSVGEPDFNTPENIRDEGIRAIRDGLTKYTPTSGILELKEAICNKLKKDNYLDYHPNNIIISNGGKHSIYNALMAILNPDDEVIIGVPYWVSYPDLVNIAGGIPVYVQTKEENDFKFNVNELEKAKTNKTKAIILNSPSNPTGSIYTEDELREIAKWAVENNIIVISDELYEKLIYDGYKHISIASFNDEIKRLTIVINGMSKAYSMTGWRIGYTAASEEIIKIMGNIQSHTTSNPSSIAQYASVVGLEGDQTSVEEMRIEFNKRRIYITELINSIKKLSCKTPKGAFYIMVNFSDLKGKVIHGIEIKTSLDFANLLLEKANVAVVPGIAFGDDNYIRLSYATSMENIKEGIKRIKDCIENN, from the coding sequence ATGAGTATAATTTTGTCTAAAAAAGGATTAGCAATAGAGCCATCTGTCACATTGGAAATTTCAGCAAAGGCAAAAGCATTAAAGCAACAGGGCGTGGATATCATAAGTTTTAGTGTTGGGGAACCTGATTTTAACACTCCTGAAAATATTCGGGATGAAGGAATTCGTGCTATTAGAGATGGACTAACAAAGTATACTCCTACTTCAGGTATTTTAGAATTAAAAGAAGCAATATGTAACAAGTTAAAAAAGGATAATTACCTAGATTATCATCCAAATAATATTATTATATCAAACGGCGGAAAACATTCTATATATAATGCCTTGATGGCTATTCTAAATCCTGATGACGAAGTTATAATCGGCGTACCTTATTGGGTAAGTTACCCTGATCTTGTAAATATTGCAGGAGGTATACCTGTATATGTACAAACTAAAGAAGAAAATGATTTTAAATTTAATGTAAATGAACTAGAAAAAGCGAAAACAAATAAAACTAAAGCAATCATTCTAAATTCCCCAAGTAATCCAACTGGATCAATTTACACAGAAGATGAGCTTAGAGAAATAGCTAAATGGGCTGTTGAAAATAATATAATTGTCATATCAGATGAACTATATGAAAAACTCATTTATGACGGCTACAAACATATTAGTATTGCATCATTTAATGATGAAATAAAAAGATTAACAATTGTAATTAATGGTATGTCTAAGGCCTATTCCATGACCGGTTGGAGAATAGGATATACAGCTGCTTCTGAAGAAATAATAAAAATAATGGGGAACATTCAGAGTCATACAACATCAAATCCTTCTTCAATAGCACAATATGCAAGTGTAGTTGGTCTCGAAGGGGATCAAACAAGTGTTGAAGAGATGAGAATAGAATTTAATAAAAGAAGAATCTATATTACAGAATTGATTAATTCTATAAAAAAATTAAGTTGTAAAACACCTAAAGGTGCTTTTTATATTATGGTTAATTTTAGTGATTTAAAAGGCAAAGTTATACATGGAATCGAAATAAAAACTTCTTTGGACTTTGCAAACTTGCTTTTAGAAAAAGCAAATGTTGCAGTCGTACCTGGAATAGCATTTGGTGATGATAATTATATAAGATTATCTTATGCAACATCAATGGAAAACATTAAAGAAGGAATAAAACGCATAAAAGACTGTATTGAAAATAATTAG
- a CDS encoding stage V sporulation protein S → MDVLKVSSKSIPNSVAGALAGVIRESGTAEIQAIGAGALNQAIKAVAIARGFVAPSGMDLICIPAFTDILVDGEERTAMKLIIEPR, encoded by the coding sequence ATGGATGTATTAAAAGTATCATCAAAATCAATTCCAAATTCTGTAGCGGGAGCATTAGCAGGGGTTATAAGAGAAAGTGGAACTGCTGAAATTCAAGCTATTGGTGCAGGGGCTCTAAATCAAGCAATAAAAGCAGTGGCAATTGCTAGAGGATTTGTTGCTCCTAGCGGTATGGATTTAATATGTATACCTGCATTTACTGACATATTAGTAGATGGGGAAGAAAGAACTGCTATGAAATTAATTATTGAACCTAGATAG
- a CDS encoding tyrosine recombinase XerC, with amino-acid sequence MKEIPLILDDYLNYMETIKGTSPNTVKEYYFDLRTFLRYMKLRYKLVDKDLEFAEIDISDVDIEFIKKITIQDLHAYISYVDKNRDNGNFAKSRKVASIRSFFEYLYLRVNLLDKNPAEGLEFPKTDDRHPVYLTLDQVELLLNTVLENKNEEYRKRDYAIIMLFLNCGLRLSELASIDMDKIRDNDTLSVIGKGNKERTIFLNDSCIEAIKEYLQVRPAIYSEDKKALFISKRKQRMSNRAIQHMIDRYLDKAGLDTNIYSTHKLRHTAATLMYKYGNVDIRALQEILGHQSVSTTQIYTHIDDDRLRSAIKSNPLANRKQKKTEE; translated from the coding sequence ATGAAAGAAATACCACTAATATTAGATGATTACTTAAATTATATGGAAACTATTAAAGGAACCTCGCCAAATACAGTTAAAGAATATTATTTTGATTTAAGGACTTTCTTAAGATATATGAAATTAAGATATAAGTTAGTTGATAAAGATTTGGAATTTGCTGAAATTGATATCTCTGATGTAGATATTGAATTTATTAAGAAAATTACAATTCAGGATCTGCATGCTTATATTTCATATGTTGACAAAAACCGTGATAATGGAAATTTTGCAAAATCACGTAAGGTCGCTTCTATCAGGTCTTTCTTTGAATACCTCTATTTGAGAGTAAATTTATTAGACAAAAATCCTGCTGAAGGACTTGAATTTCCTAAGACTGATGACAGACATCCAGTATACCTTACTCTTGATCAAGTTGAATTACTTTTAAACACTGTATTAGAGAATAAAAATGAAGAATATAGAAAAAGAGACTATGCTATAATAATGCTATTCTTAAATTGTGGCCTTAGACTTTCTGAGCTAGCTAGCATCGATATGGACAAAATCAGAGATAATGATACCCTATCAGTTATTGGTAAAGGAAATAAAGAAAGAACCATATTCTTAAACGACTCATGTATTGAAGCTATAAAAGAATACTTACAAGTACGCCCTGCCATTTATAGCGAAGATAAAAAGGCACTTTTTATTAGTAAAAGAAAACAAAGAATGAGTAATCGTGCTATACAACACATGATTGATAGATATCTTGATAAAGCTGGATTAGACACTAACATATATTCCACACACAAATTAAGGCATACAGCTGCAACACTTATGTATAAATATGGTAATGTTGATATTAGGGCTTTACAAGAGATTTTAGGACACCAGTCAGTATCAACAACTCAGATATATACTCATATTGATGATGATAGATTAAGAAGCGCAATTAAGAGTAATCCCCTTGCTAACAGAAAGCAGAAAAAAACTGAAGAATAA
- the recA gene encoding recombinase RecA encodes MVDNSEKKKALDLALSQIEKQFGKGSIMRLGEGAKLNLDIIPTGSLDLDVALGIGGFPKGRIIEIYGPESSGKTTVALHVIAEAQKLGGNAAFIDAEHALDPAYAERLGVDVENLVISQPDTGEQALEITEALVRSGAIDVIIVDSVAALVPKAEIEGEMGDSHMGLQARLMSQALRKIAGAVNKSNTIIIFINQLREKIGVMFGNPETTTGGRALKFYSSIRLDIRRIDSIKQGDEIIGNRTRIKVVKNKVAPPFKQAEFDIMYGTGISKIGSILDVGVLAGVVNKSGSWYSYNDQKLGQGRENSKEFLKENPEMLAEIERKVREIYKLSPETDTNSNDSPKE; translated from the coding sequence ATGGTAGATAATAGTGAAAAGAAAAAAGCTCTGGATTTAGCATTAAGTCAAATAGAAAAACAATTTGGTAAAGGTTCAATAATGCGTCTAGGCGAAGGTGCAAAATTAAATTTAGATATTATACCTACTGGTTCTTTGGATTTAGATGTAGCTTTAGGTATAGGTGGATTCCCTAAAGGAAGAATTATTGAGATTTACGGACCGGAATCTTCAGGTAAAACTACCGTTGCTCTTCATGTTATTGCAGAAGCGCAAAAACTTGGAGGCAATGCAGCTTTCATAGATGCAGAACATGCATTAGATCCAGCTTATGCTGAAAGATTAGGTGTAGATGTTGAAAATCTTGTCATATCACAACCGGATACTGGTGAACAAGCCTTAGAAATAACAGAGGCATTGGTAAGAAGTGGTGCAATTGATGTAATTATAGTAGACTCTGTTGCTGCTTTAGTACCAAAGGCTGAAATTGAAGGTGAAATGGGAGACAGCCACATGGGACTTCAAGCTAGACTTATGTCTCAAGCTTTACGTAAAATTGCAGGTGCTGTAAATAAATCTAATACTATAATTATCTTTATTAATCAATTGAGAGAAAAAATAGGTGTAATGTTTGGAAATCCTGAAACTACAACTGGAGGTAGAGCTCTAAAGTTCTATTCAAGTATTAGATTGGATATAAGAAGGATAGATTCCATAAAGCAAGGCGATGAAATAATAGGCAATAGAACAAGAATAAAGGTTGTAAAGAATAAAGTAGCACCTCCTTTTAAACAAGCAGAATTTGATATAATGTATGGTACAGGAATTTCTAAGATAGGAAGCATACTAGATGTAGGAGTATTAGCGGGAGTTGTTAATAAATCAGGTTCATGGTATAGCTATAATGACCAAAAATTAGGACAAGGTAGAGAGAATTCAAAAGAATTCCTTAAAGAAAATCCAGAAATGTTAGCTGAAATAGAAAGAAAAGTTAGAGAGATATATAAGTTGTCACCTGAAACAGATACAAACTCCAATGATAGTCCAAAGGAGTAA